The stretch of DNA CTTCAACTGCAGGACCAGGCGGATTCGGTCGGCATGTTTGGCTAGCTCGGCGTCTTCCTTCAGCAGGGACCATAAGGACTCCGGGTCGCCTTCGTGCCCGAGAACAAGCTCACTGAGTCTTGTTTGCTCTACCCTGCTTAGCGCCGCCGCCTTCAGAAAATCGCCAATTCCGCCCTCCCTGACTCCGGCCCTTAGCCCTTGGCCAGCTTCAAGGCCAGATAACAAAAGCTCCGGCAGCCTTTCCAGAAACGAAGGAATCTCTTCTCTCGACATTACCGAGATCATCCCCTCATCTGCCGCCGATTCCAGAACGGCTTTAAGCTTCGGGGCAGGTATCGATAACAGCTTGGAGAGCTCCAAAGGAAGCAGTTTCCGGGATAAGCCATAGAGAAGTTCGTTCGACAAGCGAAGTTCGTTGGCCGCGGTCCATGCGCGCACATAGTGCTGAATTTGCTCCGGCTCGATTTTGGTTGATTTAGATAAAAATAGTAGGTCCTCTTGAGTTAAGCCCCCCGGATTCTCGCTTTCCAGCGGTCCCGACAAGCTGGTCAAGAGCTTTTCATATTCAGACTGCCGATCATTCTGCTTGAGACTCACGGTTAAATTCACAACTTCCTCCGAACCGGACTCGAAGCGCACCGGGGATTCCGCTGCACACCGGGCGTCTGCTCCATAGACCCGGACCACGAGATTGACTGCTGTGTTGTCCGAGTGATAGAGAATCGTATAACGCCCCTCGTCATCGGTCCAACCTTCTCCGAGCTTGCTTTCGCTTCTGAATTGCTTGTTATAGGCGGCCACCTTGACTTGCTGTGCAGGTTTACCGTTCGTATGTCGGATAACGCCTTTGAGGGTGCATGCATTGCTGACAATATCCATATTGTGCAAATCCTCCTTCAATAAGGATGCTTCTCTTAGTCAGACATAAAATATCATAATTTTTAAATAAGAAATATTATCCTTTTGGATAATATACTTTCGAAGAATTTGGATTTTTCTGATATACTGGATATATAAGGGATTATAGGGGGTGAGTGGTGATTGACCGTCGAAATAAGCAGTCTTGAGGAGAGAGAGTTGCAATTTATTGTAGGCCGAAGTACGGAGGCCGCCGCCTTTACAAGGATGCTGCAAGAGAATTGTGAAAACGCTTGTATGATTTTGCACGTATACGGTACCGGAGGGATTGGCAAGAGCACCTATCTGCGTCTATGCCGCAGGTGGGCACAGCAACTGGATGCCATGTTTGTCCTGATCGACAGCAGCGATTTCATACATACGGAACAAGGCCTTGTTGAAGCCGTATACAAGCAGCTTCCGCTTGTTCCAACAACCGGACATCCGGCATCCTATAACCTAAGCGGGCTGATGGATTACATTTATTTCTTAACCCTGGAACACCGGCTTGTCCTTTCTTTCGACACCTTTGAGGAAATGCCCGAGATGGAATCCTGGCTGCGGGATATCCTGTTCCCGAGGCTCTCCAAGAGAACACTGTTGTTATTTTCCGGACGGTATCCGCTTAAAGGAAGATGGATTGTTTCCCCGGCCTTGCGGGAGCGTATTTGCCAAATGGAGCTGGATTATTTAAACCCTCAGGATCGTATGGAATATTTGCAGAAATGCGGATTGGACAACCCGGAGCTTATGGAAAAGCTCTCGTACAGCACCAGAGGACATCCGCTTTCCCTTTCGCTGGCCGCAGCAGCTTACTCCCCCTCTAGTCCGGCCTTCGGCAACGATTATTTTGATGAGGTCATTGAGCTGTGGCTGCGGGAGGTTCCCGACCCCGAATTACGAAGATTGCTGGATGCCGCTTCGCTGCTTCATATTTTTCATCATGAGCTGTTAGCCTTTATCATGGATGAGGAGGTGTCCTCCAAAGCCTTTAACCGGCTGATCGACCTTTCCTTTGTTCATAAGTCCCAAAGAGGATGGCAGCTTCACGATTTATTGCGCGAATTCATCCGGCTGCGGCTGCAAAAACGGACTCCAGGCTTATATAAACGGCTAAGACAGCGCGCTGCCCAGTATTATGCCGATGCATTGTTAAGCGCACCGTATACGGAGAGGGAATGGGAAGCCGGTGAACTGTTCAGGTATACCGGTATTGGGGTTGCAAGGGCTCTCATGTCCGAACAGGAGCAGCGGTCCTATTATTGGGAAACGGCTACGCCGTCTACTCTTGCGGACGCGGTTGCTTTTGCGAATTGGAGAGAGAATCATATTAAACCAATCAGCGGGGTCGGCGTCGATCCGGAAACGGGAACCTCTTATTCAATCGAATACACCGCCGAGGAAATTCGTTTGCAGATGAAACCGATTGATTTATCTGAGGTGTATGCCCTAGACCCGACTTCGATCAAGCTTCTGCGCAACGAATATGGTCAGACGAAAGCTCTGTTTGTCATCATACCGATCCACTCCAATACGCTGGAATGGCTGGAAGGCGATCCGTTGTGTTCACCGTACCTGAACTCCCTGACCCGGGAGGAAAAAGATAAGCTTAAAGTACTCTCCGAAAGACCGGCAGGATGGTTCATGCGCTGCACTTATTACTCCGATCTGCTCAACCCGGCGATCCGAACGGCAGGCATCTATTTAATCTATTCCTATATGTTTCGTGGTGGAGTTTTCGTTAGTTCGCCTTTTGTCAACGAAATCAGCAGGAAGGCGTATATAGGCTTTGGCTTCCATGAAGTGGAAGGAGCCACCCACTACTACTATGACGGAATCACTCCGACACCCACATATGCAGTGGACACGCGGGGGGCTAAGCTTCAAGATTTCCTGGAGAGGCTGTTTACCCGTGCAGGCCTCGATTGGCAGGGTAAGCGGCATGAGAAGCCAGCTGTGCCAAGCGAACCGGTCAAGACAGGGGTTCTTCAACCGTCTTTGGACGGTGATCATGTATTGACCAAGCGGGAAAAGGAAGTCGCCAAGCTTGTCCTCGCCGGATTCTCCAATTCGGAAGTGGCAAAAAGCCTTTATATTTCGGAAATCACCGTAAAAAAACATCTGAACTCCATCTATTCCAAGCTCGGAATCACCAAACGGATTCAACTTGCCCAAAAGCTCCTGTCCTAAGCGCATCTATACAATCGCAAGAGCTGCCGGTTGATTCGGCAGCTCTTGCGCGGTTCATGGAACTAACGCGCATCGCCGGAACGAATCATGTGTTCGCGCGTCTAGATTTCCTGCAGTTCCAGCATCGTTTTGTTTTTCCCAAAGGCCTCGGTAAAATCATTGTTAAATGCGGTAATAGCATTATCCGTGGCTGGATGCTTGATTAATGCCTCCAACACGTCTGGAGCGGCAGTCACCGAACCAATGCCATGCCGGCAGAGTTCCAGAATTTGCTGCGAATTTTTGAAGCTCGCCGCCAGAACCTCGCTATCAAGTTTATGCATTCGGAGCATATCATGAATATCCATCGCCGCTTTTACGCCGTCCGCACCCATGTTGTCTATCCGGTTAACATAAGGTGCAGTGAATTTTGCCCCCGCTTTTGCCGCCATAAAAGCCTGCATCGGAGTATAGATCGCGGTTGCCGTTACGTGTATACCCTCTTTGGATAGAATGCTGATTGCCTTAAGCCCTTGAGCGGAGACCGGAACTTTTACATATAATCCCTCTCCCAGCCGCTTAACCATATAGTGCGCCTCCTCCACCATCTCTTCGGCGGTCTCGGAAATCACCTGCGCATGCAGCGCCGAACCGGCAGGCAAAAACTCCCGAATCCGAAGTAATTGCTTCATCGGATCATTTTTTTCATTTTTCAATATCGTTGGATTGGTGGTAACGCCATCATATGGGAACAGATCATACATCCGGGTAATCGCTTCAAAATTTGCGGTATCAAGCAGTATAAGCATTTTTCTCTCTCCTTTGCGGATTCGTTTATTTGATCAAATTCGTAATGCCTGCACCCAAAGTGATGGTGTGGAAGTGTTTCAATTCATCATCGCTGTACATTCGGGGATTTCTGTCAAAGCAGAATTTCTGTTCGACATGGTTGTATTTGGCCTGTGCCAAGGGATTATAATTCAACAGCTCGTATTTAACGTCAGGCTGGATGGTAGATATAAAAGAAGAAATGCTGCGGATATTGTCGTCAAAAGCCGTATATTCAGGAATCAAGGGAGTACGCACAATCACTTCAGCTTGGGTATTACCTGTGAGCAGCCATTCCAGATTTTCTTTAATCCGGGTATTGGACACTCCTGTATGCCTCTTATGCAGCTCAGTATCAAAAATTTTGAAATCCGCATAGATCAAATCCAGCATTCCAGCCGCTTGTTCCAGAATGGCCGGGGACGTCTGCAAGCTGCTCTCGATTGCTGTATGGAGGCCTGCTTGTTTCAAGGCCGTTAACAACTGTAAAGTAAATTCGTGCTGAAACAGTGGTTCCCCGCCGGACAGAGTCACTCCACCGCTATATTTGAAAAAGCGGCGATCCTTCATCACTTCCGTAACAACCTCGTTCACCGTCATAATCTGGCAGTCCAAGGACAGCGCTCCGGCAGGACACACGTCGATACATGCCTCACATTCTTCGATCTGATCCCGCCCAAGCTTGATCCGTTTTCGGTTCTTGAAGGCGGAAGCGCCGTACTGACCATTCCGGGAGCATAAGCCGCACCGGATGCATTTATTGCGGAAGTAGACCAAATGGGTCTGAAATGCAATCCCCTCCGGATTCTGGCACCAGCGGCAGGCAAGAGGACAGCCTTTCAGAAATATATTGGTGCGGATGCCGTGGCCGTCATGAGTGGAAAATCTTCGGATATTAAAAATCTTCCCAGTCAGGATCGCATTCTCCCGCGCTTCTGCGGATTTCATTTCCGCTGCATGTTCCATAGCTGTCCCCTCCTGTGTTGTCATCTCCCCTGCCCGCTGTGCGGCTTTCACTCAAATCTCCCCGTAGCTGGTTCTTGCGATAATTTCATTTTGCAGCTCATCCGCAAGTTCCGTGAAATAGGCGGTATATCCCGCCACTCTAACCGTAAGTCCGCGGTAATCCTCGGGGGACTCTTTCGCCGCGATCAGATCTTCTTTTTTTAACACGTTGAACTGGATATGAGGAATTTCAAGATCGACAAAGGTCCGCATGAACTGGGAGAACTTGTTGATCCCGCTCTCCGTTTTGAAAAATTCCGGCAGAAACTTCATGTTCAGCAGACCGCCGTTGCTCGTCAAGTGGTTGTCAAGCCTTGATACGGAATTCAGCACAGCGGTCGGTCCATTCATATCCCTGCCGTATACCGGAGACATTCCGCCGTCCGCCAACGGTTCCCGCGAATATCTTCCGTCCGGCGATGCGCCGACATTTTCCCCCATAGGTATATGCGCCGAAACGGTATACATCCCCGTATGATAGAGTCCTCCACGGTAATTCCGGTATTGTGACAGGCATTTGTTGAAGGTTCTGGCCCACTTGGCTCCGAGCTCATCGACCCAGACGATGTCGTTGCCGTATTTGGGAGCTCTGTTCAGCAGCATGGCCCGAGTAACCTCATGGCCTTCAAAGTTGGCGCGAAGCGCCTCGAGCAGTTCTCCGGAACTAATCCGCTTCTCGTCAAACACAAGCTTCTTAATAGCCGCCAAGCTGTCCGCCAGGTTCGCGATTTGAATCATTTGAATTCCCGAGAAGTTGTATTTGGCTCCGGCCGCGGTAACATCCTTGCCCAGCTCCACGCAGTTGTCAATGACCGAAGAAAGGAACGGTGAAGGAAGAATATCGATATGAGCTTTCTCCACTACTTCACAAGCCGCAATCATTTTGTCGATAAAATAATGGATTTGCTTCGCGAATGCAGCCTCAAGCTGTTCGAACGATTCATAGGTTTCGATATTGCCAAGGTCGGGAGCCAGCGCCTTGCCCGTAATGAGACATCTGCCGTTATTAAGCGTAAGCTCAAGCACCTTATTGAGATTGAACATCGCGGCGTCGCTCCAGCCCAAATTGTTGCCCGGTGTTGTAAGTTCTACGCAACCGACGATCGCATAGTTGTTGGCGTCCTCCTGGCTAATCCCAAGGCGAGTCATGGCGGGAATAACCGATTCATCGTTAAAAAATTGCGGCATTCCGCTTCCCAGAGATACAACCCGGATGCTCTCCTTAAGCAGCTCCTCCGGTGTGTTCTTATGAAGCCTCACCGAAAGATTGGGCTGCGGGAGCAGCAGATGCTCCTGCGCCTTCAGAAGGAGGAAGGATAACTCGTTTGTTGCGTCTTTGCCATCCGGTGTCTGACCGCCGACCGCAATGTTGAACCCGATCGGAAATCCCGCGAAGAATTTGGCGCTGTGGGAATTTCTTAAATAGACAATCTGATTGAATTTCAGCCAGAGGCATTCAATGATTTCAAGCGCTCTTTGTTCGTCAATCGTCCCGTTATCCAAGTCTTTCTTGAAGTAGGGGTACAGATACTGGTCCATCCGGCCAGGAGAGAAAGAAGAGGCGTTCGATTCCAAATGCAGGATGGCGAAGAGGAACCAAAGCGACTGAACCGCTTCATGAAAGCTTTCGGCGGGACGCCGGGACAGATTACGGCAGTTGTCGGCGGTCACTCTCATATCCTGCCGGATGGCAGGATCGCTCTCTGACTCCAGCTTCTCCAGAATTAAACGATGATAGCGAAGCATAAATTCTTGCGCGCCTTCCATCACCAAAATGACGCTTTCGTAGAACTCCCTGCTTTCTCCCTCGCATACTGCCAGCCTTGCGGATGCTTCCTGCTTAATGCCTTCCGGCCCGAGTTTCAGCCATTTCTCGGTATTTGGGCAGATATGCCCTTGGGCATGATCTTTTTGATTAATCTTCACTACCAGAGCGATTTCATCAATTTCGCCGCCGTATCGTTCCCGGATAACATCCTCCAGCGAGCGGGATTTCCAGTATGGTCTAATGTCCTGCCTGAACACCTCAATATCTTCCTGGCGGACTTGAAACTTATCCTGCGGACGTGTGGGAAGGCTTTCAAATTCTCTGTCAATCCAGGAGGTCCCGCTCTCCGGAAAAATAATGCCCTGCCGCACTCCCCTGCTCCGGTTTCCTACAATAAGCTCTTCATTATGGGTATCGATTGAGAGATGGAGAAGCGCGTTTTTGAGTGATAAGGCACGTTTTACAATGGCGGACCGTTCCGAATGCCGTTTATACGTGTCGGTGATGATCCGGGCCTGTTCAATTGAAACATACCGCTTCTCATCCAGCATTTTCTTTTTTAGCGTTTCCACTCTTTCCGGCTTCTTCAGTCCAGTTAACATTCGGTTCATACATTTCTGCCTCCAGCCCTTTGATTGTTCACAAATTCACATATGACTGCAGCGAATACGTTCATTCCGATTCATCTCAAGGATGCATACACGGTGTATAACAATTGTTTATAATCGATTTATTATTGTTTGTTATTGTTTACAATTGAATAATAATTCCGTTCTTATTAAAAAGCAATCGCTTTCAACTTGTCTAATGTGACAATATATCAACGATCGCAATGTCATTCTCCAAAAAAATAAGGCCGATGACCTTAAGCAAGATCAACAGCCTTTCGATTCGAAATACCATAGTCAGTATAGTTCAACGTTATATTCGGACAGGGCCTGAACAATCTTGGGATTCGGCTGCTTGTCGGTCACAATGCCCGTTAAGTCGCCGATGCCTGAGTATCTGAAACTTCCATCCTGGTTGAATTTATCTGATGCCGTAATCAAATAAGCTTTGCGGCTTGACTTTATTACAGCACTTTTTGTTAACCCGTCAGCCACATCATAGGTTGAGACGCTGTTTTCGAACACATCGATACCCACAGCGCCCAAGAAAGACAAATCAAATTTAAACCTGGAGATATTGTCAATACAGAAGCTGCCTTCGAATCCGTCTCCGTATGGATTCAGCGTCCCGCCTACAGAAATTAACGAACCGGCGCTTGCAGCGGAATAAATCTGGATAACTTCAATCATATTGGTAACGACTGTCACCCTTTTGCCGCTTTGCAGAATCAACTTGGCCAGTTCAATATTCGCCGTGGAAATATCCAGAAAGACCGTATCCCCCTGATTAATCAAGCCCAGTGCCTTTCGGGCTATGGCTTCCTTAGCCTCGATGTTGCTGACTTTACGTTTAACAACCTCGAAGCTGTGTATATTTTGCCTCGGCAGTACGGCTCCCCCGTAGGTTCTCTTTAGTAAATTCTGTTTCTCAAGGTGCGCCAGATCCTTACGGATGCAGTCCTCCGTTACTTTAAAGAAAACGCTGAGGTCTTTAACCTTAACGCTTCCCTCGGTGTTCAATTGATTGATAATACTCTGATGCCGCTCTTCAACCAACATGCTTCCTACCTCATATTCTAACGGAATTTACATTTATTTTATCCCGAAGCGGGAATGATCACAACTTCAGATCCCGGTCGGCAGCACCATTGATCAAACCGTTCCTCTTTCAATTAATTTAGCGGGTAATTCCTCATCTGATAATTCACCATTTACTGCCTGAAGGAAAAGGTTTTTTCCCATATCCTCAAGAGGAATTTCGATTGTCGTAATATTCATCATCTTGGCAATTGGCTGATTATCGAAACCAATTATGGCGAGTTCGTCTGGTATAGAAATACGCCGGTTTTTACAACAGGTAACCATTCCAGCCGCGACTTGATCACTAGTGACCAACAATGCCGATGGCGGTGTATCCATTTCTTGAATTTGTTTAATGACCTTTTCTCCGTCCTCAAAATAGTAGCATTCATCCATAACATAGTCAGACTTGTAGGGTAAATTATATTTCTTAACAAAATCCCTATATGCACTTTCCCTCTCACGACTATTTGTCCCCGATCTTCTGCCAATACAATAACCAATTTTGTTATGACCTTTATGATACAAATATTCTAATGCTTCAAGGAAAATTTTGTAGTGGTTTACAAAAGTGGTTGACACCTTGTTCCCCTTAATGTTTTCACATAATACAATGGGTCCATATGGCAAATGCTCTTCAATCGTTGACAAATCACAGGTTCTGGAACAAATAATTAACGAATCAATCTGTTTTTGCTTTAACATTTGTAAAGCTTCTAATTCTCTGCTCTCCGTATAATCCGTTTGAAATAAGACTAACTTATAGTTGTACTCCAATGCCTTCTTTGCTATTCCTTTTAATAACAAAGCGAAATAGGGATGATCCGAGAACGGAAGAACCACACCCATCAACGACGTTTTCCCCGTACTTAAATGAACAGCATTTATGTTTTTATGATAATTACTGATCTTAACAGCCTCAAGAACCGCATTCTTTTTTTCTTCGCTGACATATGGGTGATTATTTAATACACGGGAAACAGTTGTGACAGATACTCCGGCCATCTTTGCCAAATCTTTAATATTTGTCATGCGCTCACCTTTTCAACAAAGTGATAGTATTATTGTTTATCTGATTTCCCCATTGGATTGGGTGAAATAATCATCAAAGGATTTAATAGGTTTCACTTCCATCGGTTGTCCGGATGCTTTTAAACTAAAGTAAGCCGCCGCATATATTATTAAGCAAAGTACCATCAATATTAAACAAAGCACAATTAACCCTATCATAAGATTATCTCCTCGCTTTCTGTTGCTGGTTATGAGTGTAAATTATGAAATGCGTTCCATGTCAAATCAAAATTAAGCCGATGTGAAGATTCCGAGCTGATCGTGATCTGCTACGTAATAGGCGCATTCTCTGATATCCACTTCATATTCACCTTCTTTATTTTTAGGTTTCCACAGCATAGGAGCGGTCTCCCTTGTCAGGAAGATCGCTCCTCGAACGGACTATTATTGAGCAGGATTCGTAAGTTCAATCCGGATGTCCAGACCGTCCACAAACTGGCTGTTTTTGATTTCTTTCGGGAAGTCTCCGTCATTGTTCTTGAATGGTTTCAGGATCAAATATTTAGTCCGGCTGCTTGCGGAAGGATAATGCACGGTCATTGTGAATTTGTTGCCTTGAATAACGCCTTGGCCGCCCAGACGGTCCAGCAGATGGCCCTGATCGTCGTAAACCGCCACATTCGTATAAATCAGATCATGCTCATCCTTCTCAGAGATCGGTGTTTCCGACACTTTTTCCAGAGAGTATTCCAGCCTTGTGGTGATCGGAGTAACTTCGACCGCATTTGCGGTAAAGATCAGGTCGCCCGCGGTTTTGACCGCATTCGGTTTGAGGCTGATGACATCACCGGTCTTCTTCGTAAAAGGAACATTGAGCGTAAAGGTGTGATCGATACCGGCCAGCTTCACTTCCACTTCCGCGTCAAAAGCGTCCGGGGCTATAAGTTTTGTTCTTTCGGGCGAAGGGTTAAGGGTTTGCTCGACAATAATCGTATTCGGATGGTCTTTTCCCGCTCCCCAGTACTGGCCTCCTCCGCCTAAAGAGTCAAACTCTCCGCCATTCCCCTTAAAGGTAATAGCGTCAATCGCATTGCTAAGTTTTACGGTACCTTTGTCCGTATCGTACATTCCGTCATGCAGATTTGGCGCCGCCAAGGTCAGCGCGTATACGGCGCGGCTTCCGTCGAATACGGTTTCTGTAACTTCCAGCTTCACATCTTTATAGGACACGTTGCTGTTAACCTGTGAAGTCAAGCCTTCGTTGGCCGCGTTTTGCAATCCAAGATCACGCTCTATAGAGCTGAACAGGCTGCCGATCAGCGGTATTTGCCGAATGGAATCAGCCATAGCGGGCGAAGCGAAGCCCGAGGCGAACAAGGTTACCCCAAGGACGGCTGCCACGGCGCCGGTTCCAAGAAAACGCCGTTTCCCTGAGCGTTCGGGACGCGCCCCGATGTTCATCTTCCCTCCGGAAATTGAGGCATAGGTCTCTTCCAAGCGGCCGCGAACGAAATCGGACATTGGCGCCTCGTTATGCTTTTCTGCTTTCAGCTGTTTATCCAGATCAAATTGATTCATGATTCATCTTCCCTTCTTCTGCCGGTTGAATTTCTTCCATCAGTGTTTTTCTTGCCCGGTACAGTCTCGTTTTTACCGCGCTTTCCGAAATTTGCAGCGTATCCGCCACCTGTTTAAGCGGCATATCCTGGAAGTAGTAAAGGACTA from Paenibacillus sophorae encodes:
- a CDS encoding helix-turn-helix domain-containing protein; the encoded protein is MTVEISSLEERELQFIVGRSTEAAAFTRMLQENCENACMILHVYGTGGIGKSTYLRLCRRWAQQLDAMFVLIDSSDFIHTEQGLVEAVYKQLPLVPTTGHPASYNLSGLMDYIYFLTLEHRLVLSFDTFEEMPEMESWLRDILFPRLSKRTLLLFSGRYPLKGRWIVSPALRERICQMELDYLNPQDRMEYLQKCGLDNPELMEKLSYSTRGHPLSLSLAAAAYSPSSPAFGNDYFDEVIELWLREVPDPELRRLLDAASLLHIFHHELLAFIMDEEVSSKAFNRLIDLSFVHKSQRGWQLHDLLREFIRLRLQKRTPGLYKRLRQRAAQYYADALLSAPYTEREWEAGELFRYTGIGVARALMSEQEQRSYYWETATPSTLADAVAFANWRENHIKPISGVGVDPETGTSYSIEYTAEEIRLQMKPIDLSEVYALDPTSIKLLRNEYGQTKALFVIIPIHSNTLEWLEGDPLCSPYLNSLTREEKDKLKVLSERPAGWFMRCTYYSDLLNPAIRTAGIYLIYSYMFRGGVFVSSPFVNEISRKAYIGFGFHEVEGATHYYYDGITPTPTYAVDTRGAKLQDFLERLFTRAGLDWQGKRHEKPAVPSEPVKTGVLQPSLDGDHVLTKREKEVAKLVLAGFSNSEVAKSLYISEITVKKHLNSIYSKLGITKRIQLAQKLLS
- a CDS encoding transaldolase family protein is translated as MLILLDTANFEAITRMYDLFPYDGVTTNPTILKNEKNDPMKQLLRIREFLPAGSALHAQVISETAEEMVEEAHYMVKRLGEGLYVKVPVSAQGLKAISILSKEGIHVTATAIYTPMQAFMAAKAGAKFTAPYVNRIDNMGADGVKAAMDIHDMLRMHKLDSEVLAASFKNSQQILELCRHGIGSVTAAPDVLEALIKHPATDNAITAFNNDFTEAFGKNKTMLELQEI
- a CDS encoding glycyl-radical enzyme activating protein, which encodes MEHAAEMKSAEARENAILTGKIFNIRRFSTHDGHGIRTNIFLKGCPLACRWCQNPEGIAFQTHLVYFRNKCIRCGLCSRNGQYGASAFKNRKRIKLGRDQIEECEACIDVCPAGALSLDCQIMTVNEVVTEVMKDRRFFKYSGGVTLSGGEPLFQHEFTLQLLTALKQAGLHTAIESSLQTSPAILEQAAGMLDLIYADFKIFDTELHKRHTGVSNTRIKENLEWLLTGNTQAEVIVRTPLIPEYTAFDDNIRSISSFISTIQPDVKYELLNYNPLAQAKYNHVEQKFCFDRNPRMYSDDELKHFHTITLGAGITNLIK
- a CDS encoding glycyl radical protein, whose amino-acid sequence is MNRMLTGLKKPERVETLKKKMLDEKRYVSIEQARIITDTYKRHSERSAIVKRALSLKNALLHLSIDTHNEELIVGNRSRGVRQGIIFPESGTSWIDREFESLPTRPQDKFQVRQEDIEVFRQDIRPYWKSRSLEDVIRERYGGEIDEIALVVKINQKDHAQGHICPNTEKWLKLGPEGIKQEASARLAVCEGESREFYESVILVMEGAQEFMLRYHRLILEKLESESDPAIRQDMRVTADNCRNLSRRPAESFHEAVQSLWFLFAILHLESNASSFSPGRMDQYLYPYFKKDLDNGTIDEQRALEIIECLWLKFNQIVYLRNSHSAKFFAGFPIGFNIAVGGQTPDGKDATNELSFLLLKAQEHLLLPQPNLSVRLHKNTPEELLKESIRVVSLGSGMPQFFNDESVIPAMTRLGISQEDANNYAIVGCVELTTPGNNLGWSDAAMFNLNKVLELTLNNGRCLITGKALAPDLGNIETYESFEQLEAAFAKQIHYFIDKMIAACEVVEKAHIDILPSPFLSSVIDNCVELGKDVTAAGAKYNFSGIQMIQIANLADSLAAIKKLVFDEKRISSGELLEALRANFEGHEVTRAMLLNRAPKYGNDIVWVDELGAKWARTFNKCLSQYRNYRGGLYHTGMYTVSAHIPMGENVGASPDGRYSREPLADGGMSPVYGRDMNGPTAVLNSVSRLDNHLTSNGGLLNMKFLPEFFKTESGINKFSQFMRTFVDLEIPHIQFNVLKKEDLIAAKESPEDYRGLTVRVAGYTAYFTELADELQNEIIARTSYGEI
- a CDS encoding DeoR/GlpR family DNA-binding transcription regulator, which encodes MLVEERHQSIINQLNTEGSVKVKDLSVFFKVTEDCIRKDLAHLEKQNLLKRTYGGAVLPRQNIHSFEVVKRKVSNIEAKEAIARKALGLINQGDTVFLDISTANIELAKLILQSGKRVTVVTNMIEVIQIYSAASAGSLISVGGTLNPYGDGFEGSFCIDNISRFKFDLSFLGAVGIDVFENSVSTYDVADGLTKSAVIKSSRKAYLITASDKFNQDGSFRYSGIGDLTGIVTDKQPNPKIVQALSEYNVELY
- a CDS encoding LacI family DNA-binding transcriptional regulator; the protein is MTNIKDLAKMAGVSVTTVSRVLNNHPYVSEEKKNAVLEAVKISNYHKNINAVHLSTGKTSLMGVVLPFSDHPYFALLLKGIAKKALEYNYKLVLFQTDYTESRELEALQMLKQKQIDSLIICSRTCDLSTIEEHLPYGPIVLCENIKGNKVSTTFVNHYKIFLEALEYLYHKGHNKIGYCIGRRSGTNSRERESAYRDFVKKYNLPYKSDYVMDECYYFEDGEKVIKQIQEMDTPPSALLVTSDQVAAGMVTCCKNRRISIPDELAIIGFDNQPIAKMMNITTIEIPLEDMGKNLFLQAVNGELSDEELPAKLIERGTV
- a CDS encoding DUF4179 domain-containing protein; the encoded protein is MNQFDLDKQLKAEKHNEAPMSDFVRGRLEETYASISGGKMNIGARPERSGKRRFLGTGAVAAVLGVTLFASGFASPAMADSIRQIPLIGSLFSSIERDLGLQNAANEGLTSQVNSNVSYKDVKLEVTETVFDGSRAVYALTLAAPNLHDGMYDTDKGTVKLSNAIDAITFKGNGGEFDSLGGGGQYWGAGKDHPNTIIVEQTLNPSPERTKLIAPDAFDAEVEVKLAGIDHTFTLNVPFTKKTGDVISLKPNAVKTAGDLIFTANAVEVTPITTRLEYSLEKVSETPISEKDEHDLIYTNVAVYDDQGHLLDRLGGQGVIQGNKFTMTVHYPSASSRTKYLILKPFKNNDGDFPKEIKNSQFVDGLDIRIELTNPAQ